One genomic region from Anabaena sp. PCC 7108 encodes:
- a CDS encoding glycosyltransferase translates to MSKISNYRIIHLSKYYPPDRGGIETHVQTLAQTQAALGAEVHVVCVNAFDEQGRLSRTTQTIKEMDGNVSVTRMGRLVSLARFDVCPELPSKLCQVVKDRNTLIHLHTPNPTMLMALTMLHHHSPLVITHHSDVIKQKILKYGLRPFEHLVYSKSSQVLTTSSPYIQGSKFLRSYRDKLSYLPLGLDANNYTQPNKRAIAFSHNLKKKYPGPIWLAVGRLVYYKALHVAIEALSMVTGTLVIIGVGSLEQELKTLAKKLGVDKRIVWLGRVNDDELVGAYHAATSLWFPSNVRSEGFGLVQVEAMASGCPVINANIICSGVPWVSRHEQEGLTVPINNPVALAEASQRLLSEPGLHQRLAAASRKRAEYFNHTTMAQRSFKFYERVLNQERRYGIIPKPANLL, encoded by the coding sequence ATGTCGAAAATATCAAATTATAGAATTATCCATTTGTCTAAATATTATCCTCCAGACCGAGGGGGGATAGAAACACACGTACAAACTTTAGCTCAAACTCAGGCCGCTTTAGGTGCAGAAGTTCATGTAGTTTGTGTCAATGCTTTTGATGAACAAGGACGTTTATCGAGAACAACCCAGACGATTAAAGAAATGGACGGAAATGTCAGTGTTACTCGCATGGGTAGGCTTGTATCATTGGCAAGATTTGATGTCTGTCCAGAACTGCCTAGCAAGTTATGTCAAGTAGTTAAAGATAGGAATACATTAATACATCTGCATACGCCTAATCCGACAATGCTGATGGCTTTAACAATGCTTCATCATCACTCACCCTTAGTAATTACCCATCACAGCGATGTTATTAAGCAAAAAATTTTGAAGTATGGATTGCGTCCATTTGAACACCTAGTTTACAGTAAGAGTTCGCAGGTTTTAACTACGAGTTCTCCATATATTCAAGGCTCAAAATTTTTACGTTCTTATCGTGATAAATTGAGTTATTTACCACTTGGTTTAGATGCTAATAATTATACTCAACCTAATAAAAGAGCGATCGCATTTAGTCACAACCTCAAGAAAAAATATCCAGGACCAATTTGGTTGGCAGTTGGTAGATTAGTCTATTACAAAGCATTGCACGTAGCAATTGAAGCTCTAAGCATGGTGACAGGAACACTGGTAATAATTGGTGTTGGTTCTTTAGAACAAGAACTAAAAACCCTGGCCAAAAAACTAGGAGTAGACAAGCGCATTGTTTGGTTAGGTCGCGTGAACGATGATGAACTCGTTGGTGCTTATCATGCAGCAACTAGTCTTTGGTTTCCTTCTAATGTTCGTAGCGAGGGTTTTGGGTTAGTCCAAGTAGAAGCAATGGCTAGTGGCTGTCCGGTAATTAATGCCAATATTATCTGTAGTGGTGTACCTTGGGTCAGCCGTCATGAACAAGAAGGTCTGACTGTACCAATTAACAATCCAGTAGCTTTGGCTGAAGCTTCACAACGTTTGCTTTCTGAACCTGGGTTGCATCAGCGACTCGCCGCAGCCAGCCGTAAACGAGCCGAATACTTTAACCATACAACTATGGCGCAACGCAGCTTTAAATTCTATGAACGAGTTTTGAATCAAGAACGCAGATATGGAATTATACCAAAACCAGCGAATCTGTTATGA
- a CDS encoding glycosyltransferase family 4 protein has protein sequence MKILHVYAGNLFGGIETLLVTLAKEQSLCSQMQHHFALCFEGRLAKELRNLGAKVHLLGKVRISRPWTVWKARQQLQQLLKQEGFDLVICHSCWPQAIFGSVVRANNLPLVFWCHDVPNGEHPLERWAKLVPPDLVIANSRYTQTAIPKLYPQTRSDTLYLPVTSPNIGNHTSVRHEIRAELNTSDDAVVIIQVSRLERLKGQNVLISALGELRDIPGWICWIAGGVQRSHETKYLEELEAQVQELGIAERVLFLGQRSDIPSLLAAADIHCQPNTKPETFGIAFIEALYAGLPVVTTAIGGGMEIIDHSCGHLVAANDIDALSKTLRILISNPGKRASLASGGKQRAEYLCNPQQQINRLYSLLSQLVEKASVA, from the coding sequence ATGAAAATATTGCACGTTTATGCAGGCAATCTGTTTGGTGGGATAGAAACGCTGCTGGTGACATTAGCAAAGGAACAAAGTTTATGTTCACAGATGCAACATCACTTTGCACTATGCTTTGAGGGGAGATTGGCCAAGGAATTGCGAAATTTAGGTGCAAAGGTGCATCTGTTAGGTAAAGTCCGAATAAGTCGTCCTTGGACAGTGTGGAAAGCTAGGCAGCAACTCCAACAACTATTGAAGCAAGAGGGATTTGATCTAGTTATTTGTCATTCTTGCTGGCCGCAAGCTATTTTTGGCTCAGTTGTCCGAGCTAACAATTTACCATTAGTCTTTTGGTGTCATGATGTGCCTAATGGTGAACACCCTCTGGAACGTTGGGCAAAGTTAGTCCCTCCAGATTTGGTAATTGCTAATAGTCGTTATACCCAAACAGCCATACCAAAACTCTATCCTCAAACTCGCAGTGATACTCTTTATCTACCTGTAACTTCTCCAAATATTGGCAATCATACATCAGTTCGCCATGAGATTAGAGCAGAACTTAATACCTCCGATGATGCAGTAGTTATTATTCAGGTATCGCGTCTGGAACGTTTGAAAGGACAAAATGTGTTAATCTCCGCTTTGGGGGAGTTACGCGACATCCCCGGTTGGATATGTTGGATAGCTGGGGGAGTACAACGCTCCCATGAGACTAAATATCTAGAAGAACTGGAGGCACAAGTACAGGAATTAGGTATTGCCGAACGTGTATTATTTCTAGGACAACGATCTGATATACCGAGCTTGTTAGCTGCTGCTGATATTCATTGTCAACCTAATACTAAACCAGAAACATTTGGTATTGCTTTTATAGAAGCTCTTTATGCAGGTTTGCCGGTGGTGACAACAGCTATAGGTGGTGGTATGGAAATTATTGATCATTCCTGTGGGCATTTGGTTGCAGCTAATGATATTGATGCTTTGAGTAAAACTTTAAGAATATTGATTTCTAATCCTGGTAAAAGAGCTTCTTTAGCATCTGGAGGAAAACAACGGGCGGAGTATCTTTGCAATCCGCAACAGCAAATAAATCGGCTTTATAGTTTGCTTTCTCAACTTGTTGAAAAAGCATCTGTAGCATGA
- a CDS encoding glycosyltransferase family 4 protein produces the protein MEIKIHKLYLINSTFPPKLCGVGDHTAYLATELAKIIEVKVLVAFGEIDNFTQFKVEPIFSYVKPESFFSIIKFIREDPPDWVILQYDPFGYGTRYGLNPYIPLAINILKRLCPKVKIGVIVHESFIHIQNRKLAVLAQLLKAQLWLLGCAVDTIFTVIEPWVSILNSWFPNKLIQHLPVSSNIPQVPTDRAKVRESLRISPQTIVLGMFGRIQRVRRLDHIINAVKKIQAEGFEVLVMYIGHDTVGAKSGLTDVPLLAEGPFSPEEVSRRFAAMDIYLVPIDEGVSTRNTSFMTGLQHGIPTVATFGSATDSMLMQEHGKSLFLVDVKAPDDFAQAVLELASNPLQRKLLSDGAKELFAREFTWSHISSKLLTTLESFEV, from the coding sequence ATGGAAATAAAAATTCATAAATTATACTTGATAAATTCTACCTTTCCACCTAAACTCTGTGGAGTTGGCGATCATACTGCCTACCTAGCAACAGAATTAGCCAAAATAATTGAAGTTAAAGTTTTAGTGGCATTTGGGGAAATAGACAACTTTACACAATTCAAAGTCGAGCCGATATTCAGCTATGTGAAACCTGAGAGTTTTTTTTCAATCATTAAATTCATTCGTGAAGATCCACCTGATTGGGTTATCCTTCAATACGATCCGTTTGGTTATGGAACACGTTATGGTTTAAATCCATATATACCTCTGGCAATAAATATACTAAAACGGCTATGTCCGAAAGTTAAAATCGGAGTTATTGTACATGAGTCATTTATACATATTCAGAATAGAAAATTAGCAGTATTGGCGCAATTACTAAAAGCACAATTGTGGTTACTTGGGTGTGCTGTGGATACGATTTTTACTGTTATAGAACCTTGGGTTTCCATACTTAATAGTTGGTTTCCAAATAAACTGATTCAACATCTGCCCGTCAGTTCAAATATTCCCCAAGTGCCTACAGATAGAGCTAAGGTTCGTGAAAGCTTAAGGATCTCACCACAAACGATAGTTCTTGGAATGTTTGGACGTATTCAGAGAGTACGCAGATTAGATCATATAATCAATGCCGTCAAGAAAATTCAAGCTGAGGGATTTGAGGTTTTAGTAATGTATATCGGACACGATACTGTTGGGGCAAAATCTGGCTTAACAGATGTACCTCTATTAGCTGAAGGACCATTTTCACCTGAAGAAGTTTCGCGGCGGTTTGCTGCTATGGATATTTATCTAGTCCCTATTGATGAAGGAGTATCAACAAGAAATACTTCTTTTATGACTGGTCTTCAGCATGGAATTCCAACTGTTGCCACATTTGGCAGTGCTACAGATAGTATGCTAATGCAAGAACACGGGAAATCACTTTTTCTAGTGGATGTTAAAGCACCTGATGATTTTGCTCAGGCAGTGTTAGAGTTAGCGTCAAATCCTCTACAGCGAAAATTGCTATCTGATGGGGCAAAGGAATTATTTGCTCGTGAATTTACTTGGTCTCATATTAGTTCAAAGTTATTGACTACACTAGAATCTTTTGAAGTATAA
- a CDS encoding class I SAM-dependent methyltransferase, producing MFKFKKHTNTNSRSAHLPPHLTMHYLPEHTESILDVGCNVGLGLKFASELGVKKLYGIDINPHAIELARDNLKDIDQVELYHNSADRLPIKDASVDVVNCTEVLEHIPFDLRPFLIEEIHRVLANNGKLLITVPARGLFHFLDPANFRLMFPSLFYTVSKLVGGSGRELGYAEQKHDIVWHHHFTIPELKALLEPLFNIYHIRGRGCFFSPICNWLEWPFYRMNRMNNILYKTISELHQWDMSCDWGMGLAYNVLIVAEKKSDLSES from the coding sequence ATGTTCAAATTCAAAAAGCACACCAATACAAATTCCCGTTCTGCACATCTACCTCCTCATCTGACAATGCACTATTTGCCAGAACATACAGAAAGTATCCTTGATGTAGGGTGTAATGTAGGGCTGGGTCTCAAGTTTGCCAGCGAGTTGGGGGTTAAAAAACTTTATGGTATCGATATCAATCCCCACGCAATTGAGTTAGCAAGAGATAATCTCAAAGATATTGATCAAGTTGAACTGTATCATAATTCAGCCGATAGACTGCCCATTAAAGATGCAAGTGTTGACGTAGTTAATTGTACTGAAGTCCTAGAGCATATTCCCTTTGATCTTCGTCCTTTTCTGATAGAAGAAATTCACCGAGTTCTTGCAAATAATGGCAAACTGCTCATAACTGTACCCGCAAGAGGTCTTTTTCATTTCTTAGACCCAGCAAATTTTCGACTGATGTTTCCGTCCCTTTTTTATACTGTGAGCAAGCTTGTAGGCGGAAGTGGAAGAGAGTTAGGATATGCTGAACAGAAACACGATATAGTCTGGCATCATCACTTCACCATACCCGAACTTAAAGCTCTACTAGAACCGCTATTTAATATTTATCACATTCGAGGTAGAGGGTGCTTTTTTAGCCCAATTTGTAATTGGCTAGAGTGGCCTTTCTATCGGATGAATCGCATGAATAATATTTTATATAAAACAATCAGTGAGTTACACCAATGGGATATGTCTTGTGATTGGGGTATGGGATTAGCCTATAACGTACTAATTGTAGCAGAGAAGAAAAGTGACCTTTCTGAAAGTTGA
- a CDS encoding glycosyltransferase family 4 protein, with translation MKSYLLVTGDFVKTGGMDRANFALADYLARQGEQVHLVAHRVANELLAYPNVKFHRVPKVGNSYLLSSPLLNKMGRILAQRLAANGGRVLVNGGNCQWPDVNWVHYVHAAYQPDHKAGLLRQLKGSVSRQMFLDAEKKALNSARIIIVNSNRTKQDLIEKLAISEQKLHTVYYGIEPQVFYPVTPEEKAALRQQLGWKEDKKFVIFIGALSDRRKGFDTLFTAWEQLCNLPNWDAELVVIGVGAELTKWQSRAAIAGISNIHFLGFRADVPKLLQAADCLVAPTRYEAYGLGVHEALCCGIPALVSANAGVAERYPEELQDLLIPNPDDAVDLATRLEKWGKDKTHYSKLEFSFSQELRGYTWDNMAKDILDFFDSCF, from the coding sequence ATGAAGTCTTATCTGTTAGTAACAGGGGATTTTGTCAAAACTGGTGGCATGGACAGAGCCAATTTTGCTTTGGCTGACTATTTAGCAAGACAAGGTGAACAAGTACATTTAGTAGCTCATCGAGTAGCTAATGAATTATTAGCTTATCCCAATGTTAAATTCCATCGAGTACCAAAAGTCGGGAATTCTTATCTACTCAGCAGTCCTTTACTAAACAAAATGGGACGTATTTTGGCACAGCGATTAGCTGCAAATGGAGGTAGAGTCTTGGTCAATGGTGGTAATTGCCAATGGCCAGATGTGAACTGGGTACATTATGTTCACGCAGCTTACCAACCTGATCATAAAGCTGGGTTACTGCGTCAGTTGAAGGGTTCGGTTTCACGTCAGATGTTTTTAGATGCAGAAAAAAAAGCATTAAACTCTGCACGGATAATCATTGTTAATTCAAATCGTACTAAACAAGATTTGATTGAGAAATTGGCTATTTCTGAGCAAAAACTGCACACAGTATATTATGGAATTGAACCGCAAGTATTTTATCCGGTAACACCAGAAGAAAAAGCCGCACTGCGTCAGCAACTAGGATGGAAAGAAGATAAAAAATTTGTAATATTTATTGGTGCTTTAAGCGATCGCCGTAAAGGATTTGATACTCTGTTTACAGCTTGGGAACAGTTATGTAATTTACCTAATTGGGATGCTGAATTGGTAGTGATTGGAGTTGGTGCCGAATTAACAAAATGGCAGAGTCGTGCTGCTATTGCTGGTATTTCTAATATTCATTTTTTGGGTTTTCGTGCTGATGTTCCCAAATTGTTGCAAGCGGCTGATTGTCTAGTTGCTCCCACTCGTTACGAGGCTTATGGATTGGGAGTCCATGAAGCTTTATGTTGTGGAATACCTGCTTTAGTTAGTGCTAATGCTGGGGTGGCAGAACGCTATCCAGAGGAGTTACAAGACTTGTTAATTCCTAATCCTGATGATGCGGTTGATTTGGCAACAAGACTGGAAAAATGGGGTAAAGATAAAACACATTATAGTAAGTTAGAATTTTCTTTTTCCCAGGAATTACGAGGTTATACTTGGGATAATATGGCAAAAGATATATTAGATTTTTTTGATTCTTGCTTTTAA
- a CDS encoding glycosyltransferase family 4 protein: protein MSRAMYCTGDTLITMGHQVDYIFGEYWQLRASVIPKRFTVPLQIPELIYSLAQKGKQYDVVEIHEPLAAPYCFNRKINQNLPPVVLFSHGLEKRNQLAELAYRRQKCLPVSLSLRFLRLTVLQAMYGLQNCDHVICLNSEDNGYLQQIGVDKNRITQVNNGVESQFLLAGEILAPASLSRSGILFLGSWVLRKGTLDLVPAISQVMQHHPSLQFTIAGCGFDADTVLADFAEDIRSRIQIIPKISNNEELIEIYRQHSILVLPSYFEGQPLTMFEAAAMGLAIVTTNICGMADFIENGINGITVSVGDVESLTQSLDHLVENQTLARSLGEAARQKVQAYTWESAGEKIAKAYEKAIQSNKKHLSSKLGLTH, encoded by the coding sequence ATGTCTCGTGCAATGTACTGCACTGGGGATACGCTAATAACTATGGGTCATCAAGTTGATTATATATTCGGCGAATACTGGCAGTTAAGGGCATCTGTTATTCCGAAGCGATTCACTGTGCCACTACAAATACCAGAATTAATTTACAGCCTAGCTCAGAAAGGCAAACAGTATGATGTTGTCGAGATTCATGAACCTCTGGCAGCTCCTTACTGTTTCAATCGTAAAATTAATCAGAATCTACCACCTGTAGTATTATTTTCACATGGTTTGGAAAAACGTAACCAATTAGCGGAACTAGCTTATAGACGGCAGAAATGTCTTCCTGTTTCTCTCTCCCTTCGCTTCTTACGGTTAACGGTTTTACAGGCAATGTATGGGTTGCAAAATTGCGATCATGTGATTTGTTTAAATTCAGAGGATAATGGTTATCTACAACAAATTGGTGTGGATAAAAACAGGATTACTCAAGTTAATAATGGTGTTGAATCACAGTTTTTGCTCGCAGGTGAAATTTTAGCACCAGCCAGTCTATCTCGCTCAGGAATCTTGTTTTTGGGAAGTTGGGTGTTACGAAAAGGCACATTGGATTTAGTTCCAGCTATAAGCCAGGTTATGCAACATCATCCATCGCTTCAGTTTACTATTGCTGGTTGTGGTTTTGATGCTGATACTGTTTTAGCAGATTTTGCTGAAGATATCCGTTCTCGAATCCAGATAATCCCAAAAATATCAAATAATGAAGAACTAATTGAGATTTACCGTCAGCATTCAATATTAGTATTACCTTCCTATTTTGAAGGTCAGCCATTGACAATGTTTGAAGCTGCTGCTATGGGATTGGCCATTGTGACAACTAATATCTGTGGCATGGCTGATTTTATTGAGAATGGCATTAATGGTATTACAGTTTCAGTTGGTGATGTTGAATCTCTTACCCAATCTTTAGATCATTTAGTTGAAAATCAAACTCTAGCGCGTTCTCTTGGGGAAGCAGCTAGACAAAAAGTACAGGCATATACATGGGAAAGTGCAGGAGAGAAAATTGCCAAGGCTTATGAAAAAGCTATTCAGAGTAATAAAAAGCATCTATCCTCGAAATTAGGACTTACGCATTGA
- a CDS encoding glycosyltransferase family 4 protein, with amino-acid sequence MKILFCSPIVPSKELGMSKVLIELIEELQELGWLCKLLSPTDICPDILSYTGIKYQQIYSQSLKNYLHEYASEYDVIDYDHVYLPYSRDEFINSTLFVARSVLLVHHYETLTIPIPNNLKGKIANLIKRASRKAQVQNWIRDATLTIREADLVNVSNDDDKTELIRRGIPADKISVIPYGISQSRRLLFDNISSLSPVKPTVAFIGTFDPRKGSNDFPKIVQYISEVIPNVKFRLMGGRYKTEKEVLGHFHQRLRNKIEVISNFDSEELPKLLATCSVGIFPSYLEGFGFGVLEMLAASIPVIAYDVPGPPMMLPPEYLVPRGDIKGMSDKVINLLHNQEKLQVARLWAKQQSQKFSWQHIAQITSETYLRCLESKRTVNKTTRE; translated from the coding sequence ATGAAAATACTTTTTTGTAGTCCAATAGTTCCTTCTAAAGAATTAGGAATGTCAAAAGTCTTAATAGAATTGATAGAAGAACTGCAAGAACTAGGCTGGCTATGTAAGTTATTAAGTCCAACAGATATTTGCCCGGATATATTAAGTTATACCGGAATCAAGTATCAACAAATTTATTCTCAATCTTTAAAGAATTATTTGCATGAATATGCTTCAGAATATGATGTCATAGACTATGATCATGTCTATCTTCCTTATTCAAGAGATGAATTTATTAATTCAACTCTATTTGTTGCTAGATCAGTTTTACTGGTACATCATTATGAAACCCTTACTATTCCCATCCCCAATAATTTGAAGGGCAAGATTGCTAATCTCATAAAAAGAGCCTCAAGAAAAGCTCAGGTTCAGAACTGGATTAGGGATGCCACACTGACTATTCGAGAAGCTGATCTCGTTAATGTGAGTAATGATGATGATAAAACAGAATTAATCAGACGAGGAATACCAGCTGACAAGATATCTGTAATTCCTTATGGTATTAGTCAAAGTAGAAGGCTTTTGTTCGATAATATTTCCAGCTTGTCTCCTGTTAAACCTACTGTAGCTTTTATTGGCACATTCGACCCCCGCAAAGGCTCTAATGATTTTCCTAAAATTGTGCAGTATATTTCAGAAGTAATTCCCAACGTAAAATTTCGTTTAATGGGTGGACGCTACAAAACAGAAAAAGAAGTTTTAGGACATTTTCATCAGAGACTGAGGAACAAAATTGAAGTTATATCTAACTTTGATTCAGAAGAACTACCCAAGCTACTTGCTACTTGCTCCGTAGGAATTTTTCCTTCATATTTGGAAGGCTTTGGATTTGGAGTTTTAGAAATGCTTGCTGCTTCTATTCCTGTGATTGCTTATGATGTTCCTGGTCCACCAATGATGCTACCACCTGAGTATTTAGTGCCTAGAGGAGATATCAAAGGCATGAGTGACAAAGTAATCAATTTGTTACATAATCAAGAAAAACTTCAAGTTGCTCGTCTGTGGGCTAAACAGCAATCTCAAAAGTTTTCCTGGCAGCATATTGCCCAAATCACCAGTGAAACTTACCTGCGCTGTCTGGAATCTAAAAGAACAGTTAACAAAACTACCAGGGAATAA
- a CDS encoding glycosyltransferase family 4 protein, translated as MKSLSIFVHSASEYLTNYESHGDGLICFSLLNGLARRNHDIFAYTNYAAISQEDPHLQVQPGGRHRVPFDSLAFWEHSWRADNWLENLSHKHDIDIVWRMHPYGTGCPTVPKTLGKPLVVGPLFYNWPENEAMRAKPRFGIGIEKFVRPLAEQGWHRTLQAASLIICATSKHAESIQNQFPQAKVLCLPVIVDPPISDLPSIREITDKSLPFHLLFVANLLPNKNPLIFCQAVKLLRDHGINVKATLLGDGSERSNIEAFRTSEKLEDTIYLQGKVPNNEVYNYLQNADLLISTSLGEPYGRSIVEAMSMGTPCICHDSGGPAEIIENEVDGLLVKELTSKAFADAIAQIYTNRQTWQYLSKNAINKARNWRSEVVLTCLENTLLELSQTKNS; from the coding sequence ATGAAAAGTTTATCAATATTTGTGCATTCAGCTTCAGAGTACTTAACTAACTACGAATCTCACGGCGATGGTCTAATTTGCTTCTCTTTATTGAACGGATTAGCTAGACGCAACCATGATATTTTTGCTTACACAAACTATGCTGCCATATCCCAGGAAGATCCTCATTTACAGGTTCAACCAGGTGGAAGACATCGTGTCCCTTTTGACTCCTTGGCTTTTTGGGAGCATTCCTGGAGAGCCGATAATTGGTTGGAGAATTTAAGCCATAAACATGATATTGATATTGTGTGGCGAATGCACCCTTATGGAACAGGTTGTCCGACAGTACCTAAAACTCTGGGTAAACCTTTGGTAGTTGGACCCCTATTTTATAACTGGCCAGAAAATGAGGCAATGAGGGCTAAACCAAGATTTGGCATTGGTATAGAAAAATTTGTTCGGCCTTTAGCCGAACAAGGATGGCATCGAACATTACAGGCTGCTTCTCTGATTATTTGTGCGACGAGTAAACACGCTGAATCTATTCAAAATCAGTTTCCCCAAGCTAAAGTATTATGCTTACCAGTTATTGTAGATCCTCCTATTTCCGATCTCCCTTCAATTAGGGAAATTACTGATAAATCATTACCTTTTCACCTATTATTTGTTGCCAACTTACTGCCAAATAAAAATCCTTTAATCTTTTGTCAAGCAGTTAAGCTTCTGCGTGATCATGGAATTAATGTCAAAGCAACACTTTTAGGAGATGGTTCCGAGCGTTCAAATATAGAAGCTTTTCGTACTTCCGAGAAATTGGAGGATACTATATATCTACAAGGAAAAGTTCCTAATAACGAAGTTTATAACTATCTACAAAATGCAGATTTGCTAATTTCAACTTCTTTGGGTGAACCTTATGGCCGTAGTATAGTTGAGGCTATGTCTATGGGAACACCCTGTATTTGTCATGATTCAGGTGGACCAGCAGAAATTATTGAAAATGAAGTTGATGGATTACTGGTTAAGGAACTGACTAGCAAGGCTTTTGCAGATGCGATCGCCCAAATTTATACTAATCGTCAAACTTGGCAATATTTATCTAAAAATGCCATAAACAAAGCTAGAAATTGGAGAAGTGAAGTAGTATTAACTTGTTTAGAGAATACCTTATTAGAACTTAGTCAGACAAAAAATTCTTAA
- a CDS encoding FkbM family methyltransferase — MNILEKFLIKLKFTVWARLKANVYPSFYHSHSQFGEDMVVRFLTNDIKKGFYIDIGAHHPVYYSNTHHFYCKGWQGINIDGAPGIMEIFQALRPRDINLELLLHPEKKLEPVVFYLFDQAAYNTFDQEMADKALSMGVKLVEKKTLTTSTLEEVLDLYLPKGTNIDLMSVDIEGMDEAILMSNNWEIYKPKIIIFEKHDISLKEIENLKIINYLGKYGYEIVGKCGPSLIMKLQTLMS, encoded by the coding sequence ATGAATATTTTAGAGAAATTTCTGATTAAATTGAAGTTTACCGTTTGGGCTAGACTTAAAGCTAATGTCTATCCAAGCTTTTATCATTCTCATTCTCAATTTGGCGAAGACATGGTTGTGAGATTTTTAACTAATGATATTAAGAAAGGATTTTATATAGACATTGGCGCTCACCATCCAGTTTATTATTCTAATACTCATCACTTCTATTGCAAAGGCTGGCAAGGAATTAATATTGATGGCGCTCCCGGTATCATGGAAATATTCCAAGCTTTACGACCAAGAGATATAAATTTAGAGCTTTTATTGCATCCAGAAAAAAAATTAGAACCCGTAGTTTTTTATTTATTTGATCAGGCTGCATATAATACTTTTGATCAAGAGATGGCTGACAAAGCTTTATCTATGGGAGTAAAATTAGTTGAAAAAAAGACTTTGACAACAAGTACACTTGAAGAAGTTTTAGATTTATACTTGCCAAAAGGAACTAATATTGATTTAATGAGTGTTGATATAGAAGGTATGGATGAAGCAATTCTTATGTCTAATAATTGGGAAATATACAAGCCGAAAATTATAATCTTTGAAAAACATGATATTTCTCTAAAAGAAATTGAAAATTTAAAAATTATTAATTATTTAGGTAAATATGGATATGAAATAGTAGGGAAATGTGGACCATCTTTGATTATGAAATTACAAACTCTCATGAGTTAA